One part of the Humulus lupulus chromosome 9, drHumLupu1.1, whole genome shotgun sequence genome encodes these proteins:
- the LOC133802560 gene encoding serine/threonine-protein kinase ATM-like, whose amino-acid sequence MDLTQCFSTIDLLLLKLIYVILCCFLSHFLTSLCSQVFWLSINYLAVAKSAVLAQHIEILVSAVTHINEPDSLYGIILSNKYEAAWHAGNWNFSLLYMGDNSQSEQN is encoded by the exons ATGGATCTGACACAGTGCTTTTCTACAATTGATTTGTTACTTTTGAAATTAATATATGTGATACTTTGTTGCTTTCTTTCTCATTTTCTGACAAGTTTATGTTCCCAGGTGTTTTGGCTTTCTATTAATTATCTTGCAGTTGCAAAGTCCGCAGTT TTAGCTCAACATATTGAGATACTTGTCTCAGCAGTCACTCATATCAATGAACCTGACAGCTTATATGGGATCATTCTGTCCAACAAG TATGAGGCTGCTTGGCATGCTGGAAACTGGAATTTTTCCTTGCTTTACATGGGAGATAATTCACAGAGTGAGCAAAACTAA
- the LOC133800072 gene encoding secreted RxLR effector protein 161-like, which produces MYALFYTRSDICHAVGVVSRYQSNPKREHWIAVKHIVKYLRQTRDYMLVYSGGVLKSLGYTVSNFQTDVDDKKSTYRMIFVLGGGAVIWRSIKQSTFSDSTMEVEYIAASEAAEDVLYRSWCYSRNG; this is translated from the coding sequence atgtatgctttGTTTTACACTAGATCGGACATCTGTCATGCAGTGGGAGTTGTGAGCAGATACCAGTCGAACCCCAAAagagaacattggatagcagtaaAGCACATAGTGAAATATCTTCGacaaactagggattatatgctagTCTACTCGGGTGGAGTTCTGAAGTCGTTAGGCTACACCGTATctaattttcagactgatgtcgatgacaagaagtcaACGTATAGAATGATATTTgttcttgggggtggagctgtgatatggagaagcataaagcaatCCACGTtctcagattctaccatggaggttgagtacatagctgcttCTGAGGCAGCTGAGGATGTTTTAtatagatcttggtgttattcgaGAAATGGATAA